The Stygiolobus azoricus genome window below encodes:
- a CDS encoding ABC transporter permease, whose protein sequence is MNKLWLIRRFLMAFLTIIITIIISWALIEYSPNSPANAILSNLRVTEASNPKFAQIYASELQFYKDLVPHGNPIIESLNYIIQVLHGNLGLDVISEEPVSAIIAQALPWTIFIVSTSLIISFFIGIRIGQKMGYKRGTKLDSSLTTFFTLLRSIPLYISGAILLFILGFELHIFPAGGAYSPTITPGLSLAFIESVLYHAVLPIFTLTLANLAGWALQMRANTIYTLGEDYVSFAEIRGVKDKLIETKYVGRNAILPLYTSLIISIGFSIGGSVFVEEIFSYPGIGNQLYYAITNNDYTLEMGIFIIIITAVVVGVLLADLTYSLIDPRVRNE, encoded by the coding sequence ATGAACAAGTTATGGCTTATTAGAAGATTTCTTATGGCATTTCTCACAATTATTATTACAATCATCATCAGTTGGGCTTTGATAGAGTATTCCCCTAATAGCCCGGCAAATGCAATATTGAGTAACCTGAGGGTAACCGAGGCGAGTAATCCTAAATTTGCACAGATTTATGCTTCAGAACTTCAGTTCTACAAAGATCTTGTTCCTCATGGAAATCCTATAATAGAATCCCTAAATTACATAATTCAAGTTTTACACGGAAATCTCGGATTAGACGTTATATCTGAAGAACCCGTCTCAGCTATAATAGCCCAAGCTTTACCTTGGACTATATTCATTGTATCCACGTCCTTAATAATAAGCTTCTTTATAGGCATTAGGATCGGGCAAAAAATGGGATATAAAAGGGGTACTAAACTCGACTCTTCTCTAACTACTTTCTTCACGTTGCTAAGGTCCATTCCTCTTTACATAAGCGGGGCTATACTTTTGTTCATTCTAGGTTTCGAGCTTCATATATTCCCTGCTGGAGGAGCGTATTCCCCTACAATAACTCCAGGCTTAAGCTTAGCATTTATAGAGAGTGTTCTTTACCATGCCGTTTTACCAATTTTTACTTTAACCCTTGCTAACCTAGCTGGTTGGGCTCTTCAAATGAGGGCTAACACTATATACACTTTGGGAGAAGACTACGTAAGCTTTGCAGAAATAAGAGGAGTAAAAGATAAATTAATAGAGACTAAATACGTGGGTAGAAATGCAATTCTTCCTCTCTACACCAGTTTAATAATTTCTATTGGATTTTCCATCGGAGGTTCTGTATTCGTAGAAGAGATCTTTAGCTATCCGGGGATCGGTAATCAGCTATATTATGCAATAACTAATAACGATTACACGCTGGAAATGGGAATATTTATTATCATTATAACAGCAGTAGTGGTTGGAGTATTACTGGCTGACCTAACATATTCCTTAATAGACCCAAGGGTAAGGAACGAGTGA
- a CDS encoding ABC transporter ATP-binding protein, protein MASSDFLEVKNLSVSYRVYNTEIKAVKNVNFTMEKGEILGVIGESGSGKSTMAKAILRAIKPPGFIDPSSKIMFKGKDLLSMKESDFKKEVLWKLISYVPQASQNSLNNTMRVIDHFYDTAYSHGVSKEEVTERAIELLKLVKLDVDRVAKAYPFQLSGGMKQRVLIALSLLLNPELIIMDEAVSSLDVATQKYILDIIKDINKKLGTSIIFITHEIPVAAYISTRMLVMYAGEIVEEGKVEEILKNPLHPYSNALINSVPLIRGSMERVKPIKEGLPSEKGCPFNTRCDKVMEICKVEHPEIYQVNDRGVRCFLYANKAK, encoded by the coding sequence ATGGCATCTTCAGACTTCTTAGAGGTTAAAAACCTCTCAGTATCTTACCGGGTTTATAATACTGAAATAAAGGCTGTGAAAAACGTTAATTTTACGATGGAAAAAGGCGAAATACTAGGAGTCATAGGAGAGAGTGGCTCAGGAAAGTCTACAATGGCAAAGGCCATACTTAGGGCTATCAAACCACCTGGGTTTATAGATCCCTCGTCTAAAATAATGTTCAAGGGAAAAGACCTTTTGTCTATGAAAGAATCCGATTTTAAGAAGGAAGTCTTGTGGAAGTTGATATCATATGTACCTCAAGCTTCACAAAACTCTCTGAATAACACTATGAGAGTAATAGACCACTTTTACGACACTGCTTATTCTCACGGTGTAAGCAAAGAGGAAGTGACTGAAAGAGCTATAGAACTTCTTAAATTGGTGAAATTAGACGTTGATAGAGTAGCTAAAGCTTACCCCTTTCAGCTTAGCGGAGGGATGAAACAAAGAGTGTTAATAGCCTTGAGCTTGTTACTCAATCCTGAACTCATAATAATGGACGAAGCAGTGAGTTCCCTTGATGTAGCAACACAAAAGTATATTCTCGACATTATAAAGGATATTAATAAAAAGTTAGGTACTTCAATAATATTCATTACTCACGAGATTCCAGTAGCTGCGTATATTTCCACAAGAATGTTAGTAATGTACGCTGGAGAGATAGTAGAAGAGGGAAAAGTTGAAGAAATATTAAAGAATCCTTTACATCCTTATTCTAACGCTCTGATAAATTCAGTGCCGTTAATTAGAGGAAGCATGGAGAGGGTTAAGCCTATTAAGGAAGGGCTACCTTCAGAGAAGGGCTGTCCCTTTAACACTAGGTGTGATAAGGTAATGGAAATTTGTAAGGTAGAACATCCAGAGATTTACCAAGTTAACGATAGAGGAGTGAGGTGCTTCTTATATGCTAATAAAGCTAAGTAA
- a CDS encoding ABC transporter ATP-binding protein, which yields MLIKLSNLTVKFTQGRFNKRIIYALNNVNLTVERGETVAIIGESGAGKTTLARVLVALEKPTQGEYLYKGKNVWRDRSTRKLIRREVQYIYQDPISALNPSKTIGESLSYPIKKHLKLKGDKLREKIEELLRAVGLDPSLAERYPSQLSGGQLQRVNIARAISINPKVVIADEPVTMLDASYRVGVIDLLANLKKKFDITLILITHDLAIAKYLNYKIEGVRGVVIYGGRIVEEGRINDIISAPLHPYTKYLVNSYIDINSDGKSKIEIREELSTTNVFSPNGCPFSNKCPYVMDKCTKTFPNFSVDRDRKVACYLYGE from the coding sequence ATGCTAATAAAGCTAAGTAACCTCACTGTTAAGTTTACTCAAGGAAGATTCAACAAGAGAATTATTTACGCCTTAAATAACGTAAACTTAACTGTGGAAAGAGGTGAAACTGTTGCCATAATAGGGGAAAGTGGAGCAGGTAAGACAACTCTGGCTAGGGTTTTAGTAGCGTTAGAAAAACCAACACAAGGTGAGTACCTATACAAGGGTAAGAACGTCTGGAGGGACAGAAGTACTAGGAAGCTCATAAGGAGGGAAGTTCAGTATATATATCAAGACCCTATAAGCGCTTTAAACCCTTCCAAAACTATAGGTGAGTCATTATCGTATCCTATAAAAAAGCACTTAAAACTTAAAGGAGATAAACTTAGGGAGAAAATAGAAGAACTCCTTAGGGCAGTAGGTTTAGACCCATCGTTAGCAGAGAGATATCCCAGCCAATTATCTGGAGGTCAACTGCAGAGGGTCAACATAGCCAGAGCAATCTCAATAAATCCTAAAGTGGTAATAGCTGACGAGCCTGTAACAATGCTTGATGCATCTTATAGGGTTGGAGTTATTGACCTTTTGGCAAATCTTAAGAAAAAGTTTGATATTACACTGATCCTAATAACTCACGATCTAGCAATAGCAAAGTACCTTAACTACAAGATTGAAGGAGTGAGGGGAGTAGTTATTTACGGAGGTAGAATTGTGGAGGAGGGAAGAATTAACGATATAATAAGTGCCCCATTACACCCCTACACTAAGTATCTAGTAAACTCGTATATAGACATCAACAGTGACGGTAAGAGTAAGATTGAAATAAGAGAGGAATTAAGTACTACCAACGTTTTCTCACCTAACGGTTGTCCTTTCAGTAACAAGTGCCCTTACGTAATGGATAAATGCACTAAGACATTTCCTAACTTTTCCGTAGACCGAGATAGAAAGGTAGCATGTTACTTATACGGTGAGTGA
- a CDS encoding ABC transporter permease — translation MKFLNYLKLIWRNNKGKVGLIITVFFILLGTVGPIIVPKPVVVNVNPNMVFRPPSLNLEHLLGTGPLGDSILGDIVWGAPFILEISFLTGLFTTLIGIIVGMISGYLGGIVDNILMSINDIVMTMPSLILILILATSLKTTNPFILAGILSISGWTGLARSVRSQILLMKNLPYVEVSRILGLGSFHIIFREIMPTIASYIAIHFIFNVEGALYASVGLYFLGILPVSQYNWGVMINEALQDGGIYGNRAFWYLFWPSFFVVMFMFGLIMLSYGIDEISNPRLRKI, via the coding sequence ATGAAGTTTCTCAATTACCTTAAACTCATATGGAGGAATAACAAGGGCAAGGTTGGACTCATAATAACCGTGTTTTTCATTCTTCTGGGCACTGTCGGACCGATTATAGTACCCAAGCCCGTAGTTGTCAACGTTAATCCTAACATGGTCTTTAGACCACCTAGTCTAAACTTAGAACATTTACTTGGGACGGGGCCATTAGGTGACAGTATCTTAGGGGATATAGTATGGGGTGCTCCGTTTATATTAGAAATAAGTTTCTTAACTGGTCTTTTCACAACCCTCATTGGAATAATCGTAGGTATGATATCAGGCTACTTAGGAGGTATAGTGGACAATATCCTAATGTCAATTAACGATATAGTCATGACGATGCCGAGCTTAATCCTTATACTCATCCTTGCCACTTCGTTGAAGACTACAAATCCCTTCATCCTGGCTGGTATATTGAGCATAAGCGGTTGGACTGGTTTGGCGAGATCTGTAAGGTCTCAAATTCTCCTTATGAAAAATCTACCATATGTAGAAGTCTCGAGGATATTAGGTTTAGGAAGTTTCCACATAATCTTTAGAGAGATAATGCCGACTATTGCCTCTTATATCGCTATACATTTCATATTTAACGTGGAGGGAGCACTATACGCCTCTGTTGGACTGTATTTCTTAGGAATATTACCAGTAAGCCAATACAACTGGGGAGTGATGATTAACGAGGCACTACAAGACGGTGGAATTTACGGTAACCGAGCATTTTGGTACTTATTCTGGCCATCATTCTTCGTAGTAATGTTTATGTTCGGCCTGATAATGTTAAGCTACGGTATTGACGAGATCTCGAACCCAAGATTGAGGAAGATATAA
- a CDS encoding alpha-mannosidase has product MRKESEILTRISYILANSFYDINYAQWNIIDHSTYSLELENKYEDRYLMVIDYQGSALVKLNSEPYYALDDYHNTFPLPLGKLRIEVHFSPFKAFGERVEINPGTPVTFRRNKSAYEFWIYANTIFQLAKLSQGYLREKLLQILTDALSLAPFVSVSRQQLVLASRYWRDFPKHLLDFTQEMKYQEYTGNYDDALKFLRDKMSELRKYFGKTGTISSIAHAHIDTAWLWNFDETRRKVARTFSTVLSLMEKYDFSFIQSMALYYEWIKEDYPSLFDKIKEKVKEGKWILGAGWVEFDANLPSGESIARQLLYSQQFYIENFGRKADVLWLPDTFGFSAQLPQLMRLAKIKLFATHKVFWNDTNKFPYSVFKWIGIDGSEITAVAFGNGKGGYNSDFTVESVLEQWNNWKDKEQPLLYAYGYGDGGGGPTEDMINYGKVINELPSLPNVEFKGLPNYEAKESWNGELYVETHRGVYTSHSRMKYLHRKAEVALREAEIWSSIAENYDEKKFKALWKILFKNEFHDVLPGSAIKDVYETVYPELEEVIREAEEISFSSMKRLVGEGDKLIVFNSLSWDREDYVFLNTYIEGSQKTEDGYLVRVKVPSVGYSEVKIVNVNPVKVDGLTMENEYLRVVLDEKGKVISIYDKENQREVLKAPSNRLVIYENIPGWADAWDIEPSYKDTQFEINAEKYEVREKGPLRACIRFNYTFRNSRITQDICLYAKSRRVDFKTTVQMFDRELLLKSWFFFDLNVTEATFEIPYGVIKRPTTKNTSWEKAKFEVPFIKWLDLSEDDYGVAILNDGKYGAAVEGSNVGISLAKTPIYPDYTTDIETNTFIYSIYPHKGDWKEAKVYQRAYELNYPLRIVKGKGGEKSFIKVSPDNLILEAIKKSEDGKGLVLRLYNILNKRGKGEAELWFKPREAELVNILENTISKDIRVEGEKLEFDYRNYQIISIKVT; this is encoded by the coding sequence ATGAGAAAAGAGAGCGAAATTCTGACTAGGATTTCTTACATATTAGCTAACTCTTTTTATGACATTAATTATGCTCAATGGAATATTATAGACCATTCTACTTACTCACTGGAACTCGAAAATAAATATGAAGACAGATACCTCATGGTTATTGACTATCAAGGCTCAGCACTCGTAAAGTTAAACTCCGAGCCCTATTACGCTCTTGACGACTATCACAATACATTCCCCTTACCTTTAGGTAAACTCAGAATAGAAGTCCACTTCTCTCCTTTTAAGGCGTTCGGTGAGAGGGTAGAGATCAATCCCGGAACTCCAGTTACGTTCAGGAGAAATAAATCAGCATACGAGTTTTGGATATACGCAAACACAATCTTTCAACTGGCGAAACTAAGTCAAGGCTATTTAAGAGAGAAATTGCTCCAGATATTGACCGATGCCTTGTCCTTAGCTCCTTTTGTCTCCGTGTCCAGGCAACAACTAGTTTTAGCATCGCGGTATTGGAGGGATTTCCCTAAACACCTATTGGACTTCACTCAGGAGATGAAGTACCAAGAGTATACTGGTAACTACGATGACGCACTTAAGTTCTTAAGGGATAAGATGAGTGAACTAAGAAAATATTTCGGAAAAACTGGAACTATTAGTTCAATAGCACATGCACACATTGATACTGCGTGGCTGTGGAACTTTGACGAGACAAGAAGGAAAGTGGCAAGGACGTTTTCAACAGTTCTTAGTCTAATGGAAAAATATGATTTCAGCTTCATACAAAGCATGGCATTGTATTACGAGTGGATAAAAGAGGATTATCCATCTCTCTTTGACAAGATAAAGGAAAAAGTTAAGGAAGGAAAGTGGATTTTAGGAGCTGGATGGGTTGAGTTCGACGCAAACCTTCCCTCAGGTGAGTCTATTGCAAGACAACTACTTTACTCACAGCAGTTCTATATAGAGAACTTCGGGAGGAAAGCTGACGTTCTCTGGCTACCTGATACCTTCGGCTTTTCTGCTCAATTACCACAACTCATGAGATTAGCTAAAATAAAACTTTTCGCAACCCATAAGGTGTTCTGGAATGATACTAATAAGTTCCCTTACTCTGTGTTTAAGTGGATAGGAATTGATGGAAGTGAAATTACTGCAGTCGCTTTTGGGAACGGAAAGGGTGGATATAACTCCGATTTCACCGTGGAGAGCGTTTTAGAGCAATGGAACAACTGGAAGGACAAGGAGCAACCTTTACTTTACGCTTACGGCTATGGAGATGGAGGAGGAGGTCCCACAGAGGATATGATTAATTACGGTAAAGTGATAAATGAATTACCATCACTACCTAACGTGGAGTTTAAAGGTTTACCAAATTACGAGGCTAAAGAGAGCTGGAACGGAGAGTTATATGTAGAAACCCATAGGGGAGTTTACACTTCTCACTCCAGGATGAAATATCTTCATAGAAAAGCTGAAGTAGCGTTAAGGGAGGCTGAGATCTGGTCGAGTATTGCAGAGAACTATGACGAGAAAAAGTTCAAAGCACTTTGGAAGATATTATTTAAGAACGAGTTCCACGACGTTTTGCCTGGATCAGCAATAAAGGATGTTTACGAAACCGTTTATCCCGAGCTTGAAGAGGTAATCAGGGAAGCAGAGGAAATATCCTTTAGCTCTATGAAGAGACTCGTCGGTGAGGGAGATAAGTTAATTGTCTTCAATTCCCTATCATGGGATAGAGAAGATTACGTGTTTCTAAACACTTACATAGAAGGATCACAAAAGACGGAGGACGGTTACCTTGTGAGGGTTAAGGTACCTTCTGTAGGTTATTCTGAGGTAAAGATTGTTAATGTAAATCCAGTAAAAGTAGATGGACTTACGATGGAAAACGAGTACTTGAGAGTTGTCTTAGATGAAAAAGGTAAAGTTATCTCAATCTATGATAAAGAAAATCAAAGAGAGGTACTGAAAGCACCTTCTAATAGACTCGTGATCTACGAAAATATACCGGGTTGGGCTGACGCATGGGATATTGAACCTTCTTATAAGGATACTCAATTCGAAATTAATGCAGAGAAATATGAAGTCAGGGAAAAGGGACCTTTAAGAGCGTGTATAAGATTTAATTATACTTTCAGAAACTCAAGAATAACACAAGATATTTGCCTATACGCAAAAAGCAGGAGAGTAGACTTTAAGACTACTGTTCAAATGTTTGACAGAGAGCTGTTACTGAAATCTTGGTTCTTCTTCGATTTAAACGTAACAGAAGCTACCTTCGAAATACCTTATGGCGTAATAAAGAGACCCACAACTAAAAACACTAGTTGGGAGAAGGCAAAGTTCGAAGTACCCTTCATAAAGTGGTTAGACCTATCTGAGGACGACTACGGTGTAGCAATTTTAAACGACGGAAAATATGGTGCTGCAGTGGAAGGTAGTAATGTGGGAATTTCCTTAGCTAAGACTCCTATTTACCCTGACTATACTACTGACATAGAAACCAACACTTTCATTTACTCTATCTATCCTCATAAGGGAGATTGGAAAGAAGCTAAGGTATATCAGAGGGCTTACGAACTTAATTATCCATTGAGGATCGTAAAAGGTAAAGGTGGTGAAAAGAGCTTTATTAAGGTTAGTCCCGATAACCTGATATTGGAGGCAATAAAGAAATCTGAGGACGGTAAAGGTTTAGTTTTGAGGCTTTACAACATACTAAATAAAAGAGGAAAAGGAGAGGCAGAGCTGTGGTTTAAACCCAGAGAAGCTGAGCTTGTTAATATACTCGAAAATACTATCTCGAAAGACATCAGAGTTGAAGGGGAGAAGTTGGAATTTGATTACCGTAACTATCAAATAATAAGCATTAAAGTGACGTGA
- the nagA gene encoding N-acetylglucosamine-6-phosphate deacetylase encodes MKITNIRIITPYKDFLGTIEIERGIIRRVIEGKEEGEDMKGLIAVPGLIDIHTHGIGGYDFTSWNSEEEFLNNLTKMKEEYIKHGVTTFLPTTVTLPKEVLLEACKAVGKVQDDSIPGMHLEGPFISEKYAGAQDIRYIRAPDLSEVKQCMELSRNKVKTITLAPEKGLEFIDSLVALGIHVSIGHTDADYEIASRAFLLGADRTTHIFNAMRPLHHRDPGVILATINFSPFVEVIPDFIHVDKELIKFLIKVVGEDRLVSVTDSIMAAGLGDGEYSLGKMSITVKGGRALTKFGKLAGSTLTMDKAFVNLASLAGLQAAVKMTSYNPARAIGLSDRGVIMPGKRADLVLLDEKLRIVKVFVKGEEVEVSKY; translated from the coding sequence ATGAAGATAACCAACATTAGAATAATTACTCCTTATAAGGACTTCTTAGGGACGATAGAAATAGAGAGAGGAATAATAAGAAGGGTTATTGAGGGTAAAGAAGAAGGGGAAGACATGAAAGGTCTTATAGCAGTACCGGGGCTTATTGACATTCACACACACGGCATAGGAGGGTATGATTTCACATCATGGAATTCTGAAGAGGAGTTTCTTAACAATTTAACTAAAATGAAAGAGGAGTATATAAAACATGGAGTTACCACATTTCTACCCACCACTGTCACGCTTCCGAAAGAGGTGCTTTTAGAGGCTTGTAAGGCAGTAGGAAAAGTTCAAGATGATTCAATCCCCGGTATGCATTTAGAGGGGCCTTTTATAAGCGAGAAATATGCAGGAGCTCAAGACATCAGGTATATACGTGCTCCAGACCTTAGTGAGGTTAAACAATGTATGGAACTTAGTAGGAATAAAGTGAAAACCATTACCTTAGCTCCTGAGAAGGGTCTGGAGTTCATAGATTCTTTGGTAGCACTAGGTATACACGTGTCTATAGGACATACAGATGCTGATTACGAAATAGCTTCAAGGGCATTTCTCTTAGGTGCTGATCGTACAACCCATATTTTTAATGCTATGAGACCTCTTCACCACAGAGACCCCGGGGTAATTTTAGCCACTATTAATTTCTCACCATTTGTGGAAGTAATCCCAGATTTCATTCATGTTGATAAAGAATTGATCAAGTTTCTGATAAAGGTTGTAGGTGAGGATAGATTGGTTAGTGTTACGGATTCTATAATGGCAGCGGGATTAGGGGATGGTGAATACAGTTTAGGAAAAATGAGTATTACCGTAAAAGGAGGTAGGGCTTTAACGAAGTTCGGAAAGCTAGCAGGAAGTACTTTGACCATGGACAAAGCCTTCGTAAACCTGGCTAGTTTGGCTGGACTTCAAGCTGCAGTAAAGATGACTTCTTATAATCCAGCTAGAGCAATAGGCTTATCAGATAGGGGTGTAATAATGCCGGGTAAAAGAGCTGATTTAGTACTACTCGATGAGAAGTTGAGAATTGTAAAGGTTTTCGTTAAAGGTGAAGAGGTCGAGGTGTCTAAGTACTGA
- the glmS gene encoding glutamine--fructose-6-phosphate transaminase (isomerizing) — protein sequence MGGIFGFICKEPKDVSLINIGLRRLIYRGYDSAGVAYLGNNLTLNVMKILGNVSKTPLNISDRSTVALGHTRYASRGWPTIDNAHPLLDCKRKIAVVMDGIIDDYDKIKELLIKRGHVFVSTTDTEVIPHLLEGSKDYVKSALEVIREVRGIYSFAFLVEGVNKIFVASAGQPIVIGLGENCKFISSDLPSLTGFAENALIIPENSVAEISSEDVKVYDVNYNLVTPLTKRVKYQEQIAEKGGFPHYMLKEIYDIPSSLISSFSSLMEKYLSLAAMIVYGAKNVYVIGNGTSLHAGFISSYYFSEVGINVNVVSAAEFPYYALQNVSTGSVIIAISQSGETSDVIRSVKMAKLRGAVIVGITNSVGSRLALESNIYLPITAGPELAVPATKTFTSTLVVLRTLSIYTGLNSGKKDRKDINEFKENLEELSKNLLSRLPQMERQAEEVISKVEKESLYITSSGINFPVALEGALKFKEAALTHAEGIQLGELLHGPIALTNKGYPIVIVKPSEAQADDLYNKVIRSVLDRGSPVITVSPEGDIKSLETSRDLSPISNVIPLQLMAYKLGVKRNLPIDTPPGLVKAVVS from the coding sequence ATGGGAGGAATCTTCGGCTTCATATGTAAAGAACCTAAGGATGTTTCACTCATTAACATAGGATTGAGAAGATTAATTTACAGAGGTTATGACAGTGCGGGGGTTGCTTACCTTGGTAACAATCTAACTTTGAACGTTATGAAAATTTTAGGTAACGTATCTAAAACACCCCTAAATATAAGCGATAGATCTACTGTAGCATTAGGACACACTAGATATGCTAGCAGAGGCTGGCCTACTATAGATAACGCTCATCCTTTACTAGACTGTAAAAGAAAGATAGCCGTAGTTATGGATGGTATAATCGATGATTACGATAAGATAAAAGAACTACTAATTAAGCGAGGACACGTGTTCGTTTCTACGACAGACACTGAAGTAATTCCACACCTCTTAGAAGGAAGCAAGGACTATGTAAAGTCCGCGTTGGAAGTTATTAGAGAAGTAAGGGGAATATACTCTTTTGCCTTTTTAGTTGAAGGAGTAAACAAGATATTTGTTGCCTCAGCAGGTCAACCAATAGTAATAGGCTTAGGAGAAAATTGTAAGTTTATTTCAAGTGACTTGCCCTCATTGACTGGATTTGCAGAAAACGCCCTAATCATTCCTGAGAATTCAGTAGCAGAGATATCTTCAGAAGACGTTAAAGTCTACGACGTGAATTATAATCTTGTTACTCCTTTAACTAAGAGGGTTAAATATCAAGAACAAATTGCTGAAAAGGGAGGTTTTCCTCATTACATGTTAAAGGAGATTTATGACATACCGTCAAGCCTCATTAGTTCCTTCTCGTCACTAATGGAGAAGTACCTAAGTTTGGCAGCAATGATTGTTTACGGTGCTAAAAATGTTTATGTTATAGGAAACGGGACTAGTTTACATGCAGGATTTATCTCCTCTTACTACTTCTCCGAGGTTGGGATAAACGTTAACGTGGTAAGTGCTGCAGAATTTCCTTACTATGCATTACAGAACGTTAGCACGGGTTCTGTGATAATTGCAATAAGTCAAAGTGGAGAAACCTCTGACGTAATAAGGAGCGTTAAGATGGCAAAACTGAGAGGTGCTGTAATAGTAGGTATAACAAACTCCGTTGGATCTAGACTAGCCTTAGAATCTAACATATATCTTCCCATTACTGCAGGACCAGAATTAGCTGTCCCTGCTACGAAAACATTCACTTCAACATTAGTTGTGCTCAGGACCCTATCGATATATACTGGATTAAATTCAGGAAAAAAGGATAGGAAAGATATTAATGAGTTCAAGGAGAATTTGGAGGAACTTTCCAAGAATTTACTTTCCAGATTACCCCAAATGGAGAGACAGGCGGAAGAGGTAATCTCGAAAGTTGAAAAAGAGAGCCTTTACATAACGAGTAGTGGAATAAACTTTCCAGTTGCTCTTGAAGGAGCTTTGAAGTTCAAAGAAGCAGCTTTGACGCACGCTGAAGGTATACAGTTAGGTGAACTCCTTCATGGTCCCATTGCGTTAACTAATAAAGGATATCCAATAGTGATTGTTAAACCCTCTGAAGCACAAGCCGATGACCTATATAATAAGGTTATAAGATCAGTTTTGGATAGGGGTAGCCCAGTAATAACCGTATCTCCAGAAGGCGATATTAAGAGCTTGGAAACCTCAAGAGATTTAAGCCCAATATCAAATGTTATACCACTTCAGCTTATGGCCTACAAATTAGGAGTGAAAAGGAATTTGCCGATAGATACTCCACCAGGTCTTGTAAAGGCTGTCGTTAGCTGA